The sequence TTTGTTTTTACAATCACAAATGCATGAAAAAATCTGGGGCGGTAATCGGCTCAGAAAAGAATTTGGTTATGACATTCCTAGTGAAACGACGGGAGAATGTTGGGCGATTTCTGCGCATCCTAATGGAGTGTCTGTTGTTAAAAACGGTGTTTATAAGGGCATCCCTTTAGATGAATTATATGCAAAGCATAGAGAACTGTTCGGCAATAGCAAGAGTTCTGTTTTTCCGCTTTTAACTAAAATCTTAGATGCCAACGATTGGCTTAGTGTTCAAGTTCATCCTGATAATGCTTATGCTTTGGAACATGAAGGTGAGTTAGGAAAGACAGAATGTTGGTATGTCATTTCAGCTGATGAAGGTGCTGAAATTATCTATGGACACGAAGCTAAGTCTAAAGAAGAATTGCGTCAAATGATTGCCGCAGGCGATTGGGATAACCTCTTGACAAAGATTCCTGTTAAAGCTGGGGATTTCTTCTATGTTCCTAGTGGTACCATGCATGCCATTGGTAAAGGAATTATGATTTTGGAGACACAGC comes from Streptococcus troglodytae and encodes:
- the manA gene encoding mannose-6-phosphate isomerase, class I, which encodes MAEPLFLQSQMHEKIWGGNRLRKEFGYDIPSETTGECWAISAHPNGVSVVKNGVYKGIPLDELYAKHRELFGNSKSSVFPLLTKILDANDWLSVQVHPDNAYALEHEGELGKTECWYVISADEGAEIIYGHEAKSKEELRQMIAAGDWDNLLTKIPVKAGDFFYVPSGTMHAIGKGIMILETQQSSDTTYRVYDFDRKDDQGRKRDLHIEQSIDVLTIGKPANATPAWLSLQDLETTVLVSSPFFTVYKWQISGSVKMRQTAPYLLVSVLAGQGRITVGLEQYALRKGDHLILPNTIKSWQFDGDLEIIASHSNEC